The following proteins are co-located in the Triticum aestivum cultivar Chinese Spring chromosome 1A, IWGSC CS RefSeq v2.1, whole genome shotgun sequence genome:
- the LOC123191045 gene encoding myb-related protein P-like — MGRAPCCQKLGLKQGKWTKEEDGILANYIAQHGEGSWRSLPKNAGLLRCGKSCRLRWLNYLRGGLKRGNFSKEEDDLIVKLHATNGNRWSLIASHLPGRTDNEIKNYWNLHLGRQFHSFKQTYTANNSTTITIDINKLSATNRKRRGGQAPGQLPRSSTKKQPTPKPAKPQDGSSPIGATSLASCLPQGNQDQNQPINITVSHTFGEPYSGNGICHMVRDNIDQNGGVLEPNSAIDWIELLEPNNSMNHIGLLEDESEMEALLSSMDLTTSGHSVIEHGGQSWLEDLLDMGWEGFASHLWGQSAQNDLLQTTMPHAMTGSEVREFEQFVSWLLSDEF, encoded by the exons ATGGGGAGGGCGCCATGCTGCCAGAAGCTGGGGCTGAAGCAAGGAAAGTGGACCAAGGAGGAGGACGGCATACTTGCAAACTACATAGCCCAGCATGGTGAGGGATCATGGAGGTCTCTGCCCAAGAATGCAG GGCTACTGAGGTGTGGCAAGAGTTGCAGGCTGCGGTGGCTCAACTACCTGAGGGGCGGGCTGAAGAGGGGCAACTTCTCTAAGGAGGAGGACGATCTCATCGTGAAGCTCCATGCCACCAATGGCAACAG GTGGTCGCTAATCGCCAGCCACCTACCAGGGCGGACCGACAATGAGATCAAGAACTACTGGAATTTGCATCTCGGGCGGCAGTTCCACAGCTTCAAGCAGACATACACTGCCAACAACAGCACCACCATAACCATTGACATCAACAAGCTTTCTGCCACCAACAGGAAACGACGAGGCGGTCAGGCGCCAGGTCAATTGCCAAGGAGCAGCACGAAGAAGCAGCCAACACCTAAGCCCGCCAAGCCGCAGGATGGCTCTAGCCCGATTGGTGCCACTTCATTAGCATCATGCCTACCACAGGGTAATCAGGACCAGAACCAGCCCATCAACATCACTGTCAGCCATACTTTTGGTGAGCCCTACAGTGGAAATGGGATATGTCACATGGTCAGGGACAACATAGACCAGAATGGTGGTGTCCTAGAGCCAAACAGTGCAATAGATTGGATTGAGCTCTTGGAACCGAACAACTCAATGAATCATATTGGGCTTTTGGAGGACGAAAGCGAGATGGAGGCCCTATTGTCAAGCATGGACTTGACAACTAGTGGGCATTCAGTCATTGAGCATGGAGGCCAGTCTTGGTTGGAGGATCTCCTAGACATGGGGTGGGAGGGGTTTGCATCCCATCTTTGGGGCCAGTCTGCCCAGAATGATCTTCTCCAGACTACTATGCCACATGCAATGACAGGCTCCGAGGTGAGGGAGTTCGAGCAGTTCGTAAGTTGGCTCCTCTCTGATGAGTTCTAA